A window from Bubalus kerabau isolate K-KA32 ecotype Philippines breed swamp buffalo chromosome 5, PCC_UOA_SB_1v2, whole genome shotgun sequence encodes these proteins:
- the LOC129653744 gene encoding putative olfactory receptor 8G3 → MDPGNHSSVTEFILAGLTEKPELQIPLLVFFLGIYSVTVVGNLGMITLIGLSSHLHTPMYYFLTNLSFIDFCHSTVVTPKMLVNFVTEKNIISYPECMTQLYFFIVFIIAECYMLAVMAYDRYVAICDPLLYNVIMSYYRCFQLTVTVYILCIIESAIHTGFMLRLYFCKAKVVNHYFCDLFPLLELSCSSISMNELLALVFSAFNVLIPVLTILASYIFILASILQIHSTEGRSKAFSTCSSHISAVAVFYGSVAFMYLQPSSVSSMDQGKVSSVFYTCIVPMLNPLIYSLRNKDVKFALKKILDSGKCR, encoded by the coding sequence ATGGACCCTGGAAATCACTCCTCAGTGACTGAGTTCATCCTCGCTGGGCTCACAGAGAAACCAGAGCTCCAGATTCCCCTTCTGGTCTTCTTCCTAGGAATCTACTCAGTCACGGTGGTGGGGAACCTGGGCATGATCACACTGATAGGGCTCAGTTCTCacctgcacacccccatgtactattTCCTCACCAATTTGTCCTTTATTGACTTCTGTCATTCCACTGTCGTTACCCCCAAAATGCTGGTGAACTTTGTGACAGAGAAGAATATCATCTCCTACCCTGAATGTATGACTCAGctctatttctttattgtttttattatagcAGAATGTTATATGTTGGCTGTAATGGCATATGACCGCTATGTTGCCATCTGTGACcctttgctttacaatgtcatcaTGTCTTATTATAGGTGCTTCCAGCTCACAGTGACAGTTTATATTTTGTGCATCATTGAATCTGCAATCCATACAGGCTTTATGTTGAGACTCTATTTCTGCAAGGCCAAGGTGGTTAACCATTATTTTTGTGATCTCTTCCCACTCTTGGAGCTATCCTGTTCTAGCATCTCCATGAATGAATTATTGGCTCTAGTCTTTAGTGCTTTTAATGTCCTGATTCCTGTTTTAACCATCCTTGCTTCCTACATCTTCATCCTCGCTAGCATCCTCCAAATCCACTCCACTGAAGGTAGGTCCAAAGCCTTCAGCACCTGCAGCTCCCATATCTCAGCTGTTGCTGTTTTCTATGGATCTGTAGCATTTATGTACCTGCAGCCATCATCAGTCAGCTCCATGGACCAAGGGAAAGTGTCCTCTGTGTTTTATACCTGCATTGTACCCATGCTAAACCCTCTAATCTACAGTCTGCGGAATAAGGATGTCAAATTTGCTCTGAAGAAAATTCTGGACAGTGGAAAATGTAGATGA
- the LOC129653745 gene encoding putative olfactory receptor 8G3, with protein sequence MDPGNHSSVTEFILAGLTDQPQLQLPLFLLFLGIYVVTVMGNLGMITLIGLSSHLHTPMYYFLTNLSFIDLCQSTVITPKMLVNFVTEKNIISYPKCMTQLYFFIIFAIAESHMLAAMAYDRYVAICNPLLYNITISYHICFFLTVGVYMLGITGSTIHTGFMLRLFFCKNNIINHYFCDLFPLLELSCSSIYVNELLVIFLSAFNILTPALVILASYIFIISSILQIHSMEGRSKAFSTCSSHMAAVAIFYGSAAFMYLQPSSVSSMDQGKVSSVFYTIIVPMLNPLIYSLRNRDVKFALKKKF encoded by the coding sequence ATGGACCCCGGAAATCACTCCTCAGTGACTGAGTTTATCCTCGCTGGGCTCACAGATCAGCCACAACTCCAgctgccccttttcctcctcttcctaggAATCTATGTGGTCACGGTGATGGGGAACCTGGGCATGATCACACTGATTGGGCTCAGTTCTCacctgcacacccccatgtactattTCCTCACCAACTTGTCCTTTATTGATCTCTGTCAGTCGACTGTCATTACCCCCAAAATGCTGGTGAACTTTGTGACAGAGAAGAATATTATCTCCTATCCCAAATGCATGACTCAACtttatttcttcatcatttttgCTATTGCAGAAAGTCATATGTTGGCTGCAATGGCATATGACCGCTATGTTGCCATCTGCAACCCCTTGCTTTACAACATCACCATTTCTTATCACATCTGCTTCTTTCTCACAGTGGGAGTTTATATGTTGGGCATCACTGGATCCACAATCCATACAGGATTTATGTTGAGACTCTTTTTCTGCAAGAACAATATCATTAACCATTATTTCTGTGATCTCTTTCCACTCTTGGAGCTATCCTGTTCCAGCATCTATGTCAATGAACTATTGGTTATATTCTTGAGTGCATTCAACATTTTGACTCCTGCTCTAGTTATTCTTGCTTCCTACATCTTCATCATTTCCAGCATCCTCCAAATCCACTCCATGGAGGGCAGGTCCAAAGCCTTCAGCACCTGCAGTTCTCACATGGCTGCTGTTGCTATTTTCTATGGATCTGCTGCATTCATGTACCTACAGCCATCATCAGTCAGCTCCATGGACCAAGGGAAAGTGTCCTCTGTGTTTTATACTATCATTGTGCCCATGCTAAACCCCCTGATCTATAGCCTACGGAATAGGGATGTCAAATTtgccctgaaaaaaaaattttag